Proteins encoded in a region of the Vicia villosa cultivar HV-30 ecotype Madison, WI linkage group LG5, Vvil1.0, whole genome shotgun sequence genome:
- the LOC131602258 gene encoding uncharacterized protein LOC131602258, translating to MAPTSLPLNLNFKVTATDATNLPELPEKLRNSRVLVLGGTGRVGGSTATALSNLCPDLRILVAGRNREKGEALVAKLGGNSGFARVDIDDANSLETALKGVDLVVHAAGPFQQTEKCSVLEAAINTKTAYIDVCDDTAYSRRAKSFMSRALAANVPAITTAGIYPGVSNVMAAELVRLAESESESESESEDKPERLRFYYYTAGTGGAGPTILATSFLLLGEEVVAYNKGEKVKLKPYSGMLKIDFGKGIGKKDVYLLNLPEVRSTHEILGVPSVSARFGTAPFFWNWGMEIMAKLLPPEFLRDRSKVQRMVELFDPVVRAVDGFAGERVSMRVDLELSSGRNTVGIFSHRRLSESVGISTAAFALAVLEGSTQPGVWFPEEPQGIPVEAREVLLKRASQGTINFAMNRSPWMIETNPKELGLGIYA from the exons ATGGCGCCAACATCATTACCTCTCAATTTGAATTTCAAGGTCACCGCCACCGACGCCACCAACCTCCCCGAGCTACCGGAGAAGCTCCGCAACTCAAGAGTTTTGGTACTCGGCGGAACAGGTCGTGTTGGAGGATCAACCGCAACCGCTCTCTCCAACCTCTGCCCTGACCTTCGGATCCTCGTCGCCGGCCGAAACAGGGAGAAAGGTGAAGCTCTCGTTGCGAAACTCGGTGGCAATTCTGGTTTCGCACGCGTCGACATTGACGACGCCAATTCACTGGAAACTGCTTTGAAAG GCGTGGATCTTGTAGTTCATGCCGCTGGTCCTTTTCAACAGACAGAAAAATGTAGTGTGCTTGAAGCTGCCATTAATACCAAG ACGGCATATATTGATGTTTGTGATGACACGGCCTATTCGCGCCGTGCGAAATCCTTCATGAGTAGGGCGCTAGCTGCAAATGTTCCAGCTATAACAACTGCAGGAATATACCCTGGAGTGAGCAATG TCATGGCAGCGGAGCTAGTCCGGTTAGCAGAAAGTGAAAGTGAAAGTGAAAGTGAAAGTGAAGATAAGCCAGAGAGGCTAAG GTTCTACTACTACACAGCTGGAACTGGCGGGGCTGGTCCAACCATATTAGCCACGAGCTTCTTGCTATTGGGAGAGGAAGTAGTTGCGTATAACAAAG GAGAAAAGGTCAAACTGAAGCCATATAGTGGAATGCTCAAGATTGACTTTGGAAAAGGGATTGGCAAAAAAGATGTTTATCTGCT GAATTTGCCAGAGGTTAGAAGTACTCATGAGATTCTAGGAGTGCCATCTGTAAGTGCCAGATTTGGAACAGCACCATTTTTCTGGAATTGGGGAATGGAAATTATGGCGAAACTTCTTCCTCCG GAATTTCTGAGAGACAGAAGTAAAGTCCAAAGAATGGTTGAATTGTTTGATCCTGTTGTTCGAGCAGTAGATGGGTTTGCTGGAGAACGTGTATCAATGAGG GTTGATCTAGAATTATCAAGCGGCCGCAATACAGTTGGTATTTTCAGCCATAGAAGACTTTCAGA ATCTGTAGGAATTTCCACAGCTGCATTTGCACTTgcagttcttgaaggaagcacgCAGCCTGGGGTTTGGTTTCCTGAAGAG CCTCAAGGAATTCCAGTTGAAGCAAGAGAAGTTCTTCTCAAGCGTGCTAGCCAGGGAACGATTAACTTTGCAATGAACAG gtCCCCATGGATGATTGAGACAAATCCGAAGGAACTTGGATTAGGAATATATGCATGA